ACACCAAGTAAGATCCAATCAAATACAGGCGTACCATTTTCGCATGGGATAACCGCTGCCATCTCCTGCGCAAAGCGCTCTGCTTCTACTTCAGGCTGTTCTTCACCGCGAATACGGTGAATGTTTTCAGCAGGAATAGCCACTTGGCTAAACAGGAGCGTGTTAGCTTCGCCGTAGTTGCTTTCAGCGTCATCCGGCGCAACACAGCGCTCATCACCCCACCAGAAGTGTAGGTTTTGCCACTGAATAGATTCAGCGTATGGCTGGCTTGCAAGCAGCTTAAACAGCATTTTTGGCGTGCTGCCACCTGATAGAGAAATATGCACTGGGCGACTTTGTTCGCTGTATGCTTTCATATCGTTTGCTAGGCTTTCAACAACCTGCTCGGCAGTATCAAAGATCTTATGGTTGATCATAGTTCACAGTAATCCGTGTCTGTAAGGTTTTTACAAGGGTAGCGCCACGCGCGTCCATCTCTTTGTAGTAAATCGTCGGACTCTTTTGGTCCCCAAGTACCACAAGCGTAACCAAATAGCGATTGTGGATCTTGTTTGAAATCGAGAATCGGCTGAACGTACTTCCAACAAGCTTCTACCGCGTCGCTACGTGCAAATAGAGTTGCATCACCGTTTAGTGCATCGAGCAATAGACGCTCGTACGCAGTCAGCATTTGCGTTTCTTGTAGATCCGCGTAGTGGAAGTTCATCTTCACTTCTTTCGCTTTGAAGCCCGCCCCCGGTTGTTTGAGACCAAAGCTCATTTGAATGCCTTCATCTGGCTGAATACGGATGATGAGTTTGTTCTCAGGTGCGTCCTGACCAAATACTGGGTGCGGCGTGTTCTTAAAGTGGATAACCACTTCAGTCACGCGAGTAGGTAAGCGTTTACCAGTGCGCACATAGAAAGGAACACCGTTCCAACGCCAGTTGTTGATATACGCTTTCAAGCCAACATAGGTTTCAGTACGAGAGTCTTCAGCAACACCTGGCTCTTCACGGTAGCCAACTAAGTGTTGACCACGGACATCAGAGGCGGTGTATTGACCCAGTACAAGGTTGTTGCGTAGGTCGTGCTCATCTAACGGTTTTAGACATTGCAGCACTTTAACCACTTCATCACGCATTGAATCAGCGTTGATTTGTGCTGGCGGTTCCATACCGACCATGGCAAGTACTTGCAGTAGGTGGTTTTGGAACATGTCACGCATCGCGCCAGAACCGTCGTAGTAACCGCCACGCTCTTCAACGCCTAAGAATTCAGCGCCAGTGATTTCAACGTAATCAATAAAGTTACGGTTCCACAGTGGCTCAAACATCGCGTTAGAGAAACGGAAAACAAGCAGGTTTTGAACCGTTTCTTTACCTAGATAATGGTCGATGCGGTAAATTTGGTGCTCTTGGAAGTGTTCGTGGATATCTTTATCCAACTGACGAGCCGACTCTAAGTCATAGCCGAATGGTTTTTCGATGATGATGCGTTTCCAGCCATCTTCTTCGCTGTTTAGACCGTGTGCGGCTAGGCTTGCAGGAATAACGCTGTAAAGGCTTGGTGGTGTCGCAAGGTAGAACAAAGTATTGCGTTGTTCGAATGCGTATTCGTTGCCAATTTCGTCTAGGCGTGCGGTTAGCTTGCTGTAATCAGCGCTATCCGAAGTGTTAATTGCTTGGTAATGCAGGTGATTAATAAAAGCGTCGAGTGTTGCAGGTTCGGTTTTTTCCATTTCCTGCAGAGAATGCTTTAGTTTTTCACGGTAAGACTCGTCGCTGTATTCAGTGCGGCTTACGCCTAAAATAGCGAAGTTGTCAGGAAGCTGCTTGTTCGCGTAGAGGTGGTATAAGGCTGGGATCAACTTACGGTATGTTAAGTCGCCCGAAGCACCAAAAATTACGATGCTACTGTTTTCTGGAATTACCATCATCTTTCCCTTAAAACGAGGTAGTAACTGCGTGCCTAAGATGGCTTTCTTATTCAAATTTCTAGGAAAGCAACCCTATCAACGACACCTCAAAATTGATAATCGATGATACCTATATGATTGATAGGTAAAACCGAATCGAATTGAGTCATCACTCAATCCGGCGCTGTATTGTCTACGACTATTTGATTTACATCAACTACCTAGCAATCAATTGGTCAATATATGACAGTTCTTTTTGCCTAGGTTTTTGACGGGCAAAAAATACCTTTTTATTATCAGTTAATTAGAACACGTCCAACCTGTACAAACGATTGCTCATATTTTGTATAAAAGAGTAATCTGTTGGTTAGTATAGGTAGAGCAAGGGCAATTATCTGCTTTAGTTTGGTGGTTAAAGCACATAATAAATAGGGTTATTGCAGGGGGGCAGACCAATTTTGAAACAATTGGGTGGTCGCTTTGTGGTGCGGAATTGTCTTTCTTTCCGGTAGAATTGTGTCCAATACGTTAACAAATACACCAAGTTTTCGAACATAAGCCCTTTAAGTAAAGGAATACACAATGATAAGAAAAATCGTATTGCTCTCCGCGTTATTTACCAGTCAAGCATTTGCCGCCGATTATGATTTAAAATCGGCAATGAAACAGATGAAGCTCGACTTTAAACAAGCGGCAGAGGCGCAAAGTGTTGAAGAGATGCAAACGGCTATCGACAGTTTTTCCCGTTTGATTACTCAATCTCAATCGGCTGCTTACCCACCAGAAAAGCAAAACTTATACATAGAGGGCTTTAATAAGCTTTCCTTATCAATCGAGGCTATCAATCAAGAGTTACAACAGGGTGATTTAAAAGGCGCGAAGCAAGAGCTTAAGGTAATCGATGGACTTCGTGAAGAGTACCACGATAAGCGCAACCCAAGTATTTGGAGCAAGATTTTTGGCTAAATCGCCCATATTTCATAGATTTAACCTGCGATGATTGCTTTTAGTTTTAAGTAGAGAGAATATCACAAGTTAATCTCTCTACTTTTTAGGTTATATCGTGGGCGAAATCGCAGCTTTTATGCTCGGCTTAAAGCAAGATAACTTGGGACGATCGATCAGCGATCTGCAAAGTTATAATTACTTTTGGCTTGAGCACGATCATAAATTTATCCAAGTTCTTTTCCCTATCGATCAAGGACATAAGTTCAACCGCCATGCGCCGTTAGTTGCAGATGCAGATATAGCAGAATTTGCCAGCAATCAAAATGCCAGAGAGGCTCATCTCGTCTCGCTTGATATGATGCTCGACTACTATGGCTTTATAAGAGAGGGTGCGCAGGTTCGCGTTCGCGATGAGTTAACTTTAGCTCGTCACGAGTGGCCTAAGCCGAAAAACCATAATCAGCTGCGTATCACACGCATACTTCGTAGTTTGTATTTACTTGGCAACCAAGAGACGGCGCACTCTTTCTATCAGGCTTTAGTTTCGGCGGCCAAGCAGTTTGACACTATTGACGATGTGGTTTTAGGGCATTGGTCTAGTGCGATTGAGCTAACCGATTAACCCAGAGCAATTTCGAGAAAGTTCCGACCAGAGAAAAACGCGATGAATTATCAAGAACAGATCTTTCAAAATCACAGCTTCGCCAGCCAAGATTTGAGCCAATACACGTTTGTGAAATGCAAATTCTTCAATTGTGACTTTAGCCGAGCACAATTGGTTGAAACTCAGTTTGAACAGTGTAGTTTCATTGAATCAGGTGAAGTTGAAGGGTGTAATTTCCGTTATGCCAATTTACAAGAAGCGAGCTTTAAAAACTGCCAATTGGCGATGAGTGAATTCGTTGGTAGTAACTGTTTTGGTATCGAGTTTCGCCAGTGCGACTTAAAGGGAACTAACTTTGCACAAGCGCAGTTTGCCAATCAGATCAGCCATAATGTTTATTTTTGTTCTGCCTACATTACCGGTTGCAACTTGTCGTACGCTAACTTTGAACGCGCGGTGCTTGAAAAATGTGACTTATTTGAAAATCGTTGGATAGATACCAATTTACAAGGTGCTTCGCTGAGAGGTTCTGATTTAAGTAACGGTGAGTTCT
The genomic region above belongs to Vibrio ponticus and contains:
- a CDS encoding cytochrome b562, giving the protein MIRKIVLLSALFTSQAFAADYDLKSAMKQMKLDFKQAAEAQSVEEMQTAIDSFSRLITQSQSAAYPPEKQNLYIEGFNKLSLSIEAINQELQQGDLKGAKQELKVIDGLREEYHDKRNPSIWSKIFG
- the pgl gene encoding 6-phosphogluconolactonase — protein: MINHKIFDTAEQVVESLANDMKAYSEQSRPVHISLSGGSTPKMLFKLLASQPYAESIQWQNLHFWWGDERCVAPDDAESNYGEANTLLFSQVAIPAENIHRIRGEEQPEVEAERFAQEMAAVIPCENGTPVFDWILLGVGADGHTASLFPGVTNYQDENLSVLASHPESGQIRVSKTAKVLEAAKRISYLVLGAGKVDIVNEIHTTPASELPYPAAKIQSNAGATEWYLDSDAAAKIA
- the zwf gene encoding glucose-6-phosphate dehydrogenase translates to MVIPENSSIVIFGASGDLTYRKLIPALYHLYANKQLPDNFAILGVSRTEYSDESYREKLKHSLQEMEKTEPATLDAFINHLHYQAINTSDSADYSKLTARLDEIGNEYAFEQRNTLFYLATPPSLYSVIPASLAAHGLNSEEDGWKRIIIEKPFGYDLESARQLDKDIHEHFQEHQIYRIDHYLGKETVQNLLVFRFSNAMFEPLWNRNFIDYVEITGAEFLGVEERGGYYDGSGAMRDMFQNHLLQVLAMVGMEPPAQINADSMRDEVVKVLQCLKPLDEHDLRNNLVLGQYTASDVRGQHLVGYREEPGVAEDSRTETYVGLKAYINNWRWNGVPFYVRTGKRLPTRVTEVVIHFKNTPHPVFGQDAPENKLIIRIQPDEGIQMSFGLKQPGAGFKAKEVKMNFHYADLQETQMLTAYERLLLDALNGDATLFARSDAVEACWKYVQPILDFKQDPQSLFGYACGTWGPKESDDLLQRDGRAWRYPCKNLTDTDYCEL
- a CDS encoding Qnr family pentapeptide repeat protein — protein: MNYQEQIFQNHSFASQDLSQYTFVKCKFFNCDFSRAQLVETQFEQCSFIESGEVEGCNFRYANLQEASFKNCQLAMSEFVGSNCFGIEFRQCDLKGTNFAQAQFANQISHNVYFCSAYITGCNLSYANFERAVLEKCDLFENRWIDTNLQGASLRGSDLSNGEFSSELWGDFIVQDCDLSDCDLTGLNPKEVNLTGVKIATWQQSQLLEQLGIIVL
- a CDS encoding opioid growth factor receptor-related protein, translating into MGEIAAFMLGLKQDNLGRSISDLQSYNYFWLEHDHKFIQVLFPIDQGHKFNRHAPLVADADIAEFASNQNAREAHLVSLDMMLDYYGFIREGAQVRVRDELTLARHEWPKPKNHNQLRITRILRSLYLLGNQETAHSFYQALVSAAKQFDTIDDVVLGHWSSAIELTD